One Paraburkholderia flagellata genomic window carries:
- a CDS encoding DJ-1/PfpI family protein, giving the protein MSIPLDVHLKIGGIIFPNMDQCDFTGPFEALARVPNSSFITLWKDKNPVRDLAGMQLLADTTFEEAPQLDVLLVPGGHGQEALMHDEIVLSFIRNQAAGARYVYSVCTGSLLCGAAGLLHGKHATTHWTAMDVLPLYGAIPSGERVVIDGRFISAGGVTSGIDGSLIVVSLLRGETVAQELQLYMAYDPQPPFRSGSPETAPADIVATVSERARTITEKRLSTGRLYQASLEKTHNLSNTAGGGL; this is encoded by the coding sequence ATGAGCATTCCTCTGGACGTTCATTTGAAAATTGGCGGGATTATTTTCCCAAACATGGATCAATGCGATTTCACCGGGCCATTCGAGGCACTGGCTCGCGTGCCGAATTCGTCGTTTATCACGCTCTGGAAGGACAAGAACCCTGTTCGCGACCTTGCCGGCATGCAGTTGCTTGCCGATACGACGTTCGAAGAGGCACCGCAGCTTGACGTTCTCCTGGTACCGGGCGGACATGGGCAGGAGGCATTGATGCACGACGAAATAGTTCTGTCGTTCATCCGCAATCAGGCAGCAGGCGCACGCTACGTGTATTCGGTATGTACCGGCTCACTGCTCTGCGGCGCCGCCGGCTTGTTACACGGTAAGCATGCCACTACACACTGGACGGCGATGGACGTCCTCCCGCTGTATGGCGCGATTCCAAGTGGCGAGCGTGTAGTGATCGACGGCCGGTTCATTAGTGCAGGTGGGGTGACGTCGGGAATCGACGGCTCGTTAATCGTGGTCTCGTTGCTGCGAGGCGAGACGGTCGCCCAGGAACTGCAACTCTACATGGCCTATGACCCGCAGCCGCCGTTCCGCTCCGGCTCTCCTGAAACAGCGCCTGCGGACATCGTTGCGACGGTGAGCGAACGTGCTCGAACCATTACGGAGAAGCGCCTGTCTACCGGGCGGTTGTACCAGGCTTCACTGGAAAAGACGCATAACTTGTCGAATACAGCGGGAGGCGGCCTCTAA
- a CDS encoding peptide MFS transporter: MNLSVSRTKSFSTVFLIEMWERFGYYGMAALLVLFMVERLGFTDEHATLTWGAFTALVYASPSIGGWIGDQVLGARRSMVLGAIVLFAGYVMLALPDDRLSHMYASLGVIVVGNGLFKSNAANLVRRIYEGDEARIDAAFTIYYMAVNIGSTVSMLLTPWIKDHWGWHAAFAVCSAGMLLGIANFFLMQRTLAHIGSAPDAMPVQWRRLAAVIAGGIALGAATLFVLQHKQLAVMCVYTAGAAILAIFAYMLRTCERQERAGLVAALILTLQVILFFVFYQQMSTSLTLFAVRNVDPNFRLFGIELFSWSAAQFQALNPIWIMIMSPVLATIYSSLARRGSDVPVAAKYALGFVVVAAGFFVYAASGHYAVNGRVSSWFMVAGYGLYSLGELLVSGLGLAMIARYVPARMGGFMMGAYFVATGVSQYLGSVVANFAKMPAGNLDPIESLPLYTRLFDGLGWLAAVGALLAILLLPVMGRLSRAHQRAGEQTAGHYAVE, from the coding sequence ATGAATTTATCGGTTTCCAGGACGAAATCGTTCTCGACGGTATTTCTGATTGAGATGTGGGAGCGCTTCGGCTATTACGGCATGGCCGCACTTCTGGTTCTCTTCATGGTCGAGCGACTCGGCTTCACCGACGAGCACGCCACGCTCACCTGGGGCGCGTTCACCGCGCTTGTGTATGCGTCGCCTTCGATCGGTGGCTGGATCGGCGACCAGGTACTGGGCGCACGCCGCTCAATGGTACTCGGCGCCATCGTGCTATTTGCGGGCTACGTTATGCTTGCCCTGCCCGACGACCGACTCTCGCACATGTATGCGTCGCTCGGCGTAATCGTGGTGGGTAACGGGCTTTTCAAGTCCAACGCCGCTAATCTCGTGCGCCGCATCTATGAAGGAGACGAAGCGCGCATCGACGCCGCGTTCACGATCTACTACATGGCGGTTAATATCGGCTCGACAGTGTCGATGCTGCTCACGCCGTGGATCAAGGATCACTGGGGCTGGCACGCCGCGTTCGCCGTGTGCAGCGCGGGAATGCTGCTCGGCATCGCGAACTTCTTCCTCATGCAACGCACGCTCGCGCACATCGGCTCCGCGCCCGACGCGATGCCGGTGCAATGGCGCCGTCTCGCGGCGGTGATTGCTGGCGGCATCGCGCTTGGCGCGGCGACGCTCTTCGTGCTGCAGCACAAGCAACTCGCGGTAATGTGTGTGTACACGGCCGGCGCAGCGATTCTCGCGATCTTCGCGTACATGCTGCGCACCTGCGAACGCCAGGAGCGCGCTGGTCTCGTGGCCGCGCTGATCCTCACGCTGCAAGTCATCCTGTTCTTTGTGTTTTACCAGCAGATGTCCACGTCGCTCACACTCTTCGCGGTGCGCAACGTTGACCCGAACTTCCGACTGTTCGGCATCGAGCTCTTTAGCTGGAGTGCGGCGCAGTTCCAGGCGCTCAATCCCATCTGGATCATGATCATGAGCCCGGTGCTCGCGACGATCTATTCGAGCCTCGCGCGACGTGGCAGCGACGTGCCCGTTGCGGCTAAATACGCGCTTGGCTTCGTCGTGGTGGCAGCGGGCTTCTTCGTCTACGCGGCGAGCGGCCATTACGCAGTGAACGGCCGCGTGTCGTCGTGGTTCATGGTGGCGGGCTACGGCCTCTACTCGCTTGGCGAACTACTCGTGAGCGGCCTCGGACTCGCGATGATCGCGCGCTACGTGCCTGCGCGCATGGGTGGTTTCATGATGGGCGCGTACTTCGTGGCCACAGGCGTTTCCCAGTATCTGGGTAGCGTGGTCGCGAACTTCGCGAAGATGCCAGCGGGTAATCTCGATCCCATAGAGTCGCTGCCGCTCTATACGCGTCTCTTCGACGGTCTCGGCTGGCTCGCGGCAGTAGGCGCCTTGCTGGCGATCCTGCTGCTTCCGGTGATGGGCCGCCTCTCACGCGCGCATCAGCGCGCGGGCGAGCAAACCGCGGGTCATTACGCGGTCGAGTGA
- a CDS encoding helix-turn-helix domain-containing protein, which produces MVSTSGKHDPTAVALGEKIRALRQRLGQTLDQTATVAGISKPFLSQVERGHASPSLTSLSGIAKALGVTVQYFVETPSEERSVKRGSKLEFFGFADSANLFARLTNTAGGRQLESILVRLPKGVKRSEVTTHAGEEFLYVIEGEVTLELEGKPFVLQAGDSAHYQSTVPHGWSNEGNKEAVVVWVGTPRLF; this is translated from the coding sequence ATGGTTTCTACATCTGGCAAGCACGACCCTACGGCGGTGGCGCTCGGCGAAAAGATTCGTGCACTGCGTCAGCGGCTCGGACAGACGCTCGACCAGACGGCAACGGTGGCCGGTATTTCCAAGCCGTTTCTGTCCCAGGTGGAGCGGGGTCATGCGTCGCCGTCCCTGACTTCACTCTCGGGCATTGCGAAGGCGCTGGGCGTCACGGTGCAGTATTTCGTCGAGACGCCGTCGGAGGAGCGCTCGGTCAAGCGCGGCAGCAAGCTGGAGTTCTTCGGCTTCGCGGATTCGGCGAACCTGTTCGCGCGACTCACGAACACCGCAGGCGGGCGGCAGCTCGAATCGATACTCGTGCGTCTGCCGAAGGGCGTAAAGCGCTCGGAAGTCACGACGCACGCGGGGGAGGAATTCCTCTACGTGATCGAGGGCGAGGTCACGCTGGAGCTGGAGGGTAAGCCGTTCGTGTTGCAGGCGGGCGATTCAGCCCACTACCAGTCGACGGTGCCACATGGCTGGAGTAACGAAGGCAACAAGGAGGCCGTCGTGGTCTGGGTAGGGACTCCACGACTGTTTTAA
- a CDS encoding porin has protein sequence MKNNKFKASVVAIAAIAASPAAMAQSSVTLYGMLDAGISYTSNVNGHSLVSLVGGASGSNKWGLQGQEDLGGGLKAVFKLENGFNIATGGIGGQGPIGSSRSLFNRQAFVGLASEQYGTLRMGRQIDAVTEMVQGLTGDAISASTFSTPGDVDNNDNTTNQNNAVKYISPIFHGFQAEGAYSFGGVAGAMGSGQSWSVAADYVQGGLTVAGGYFKAVNQGENGWQNATAQPSFGGALGYPSSGYYGGNAFKSAGIAQVAGQYQFGPYTAGLRYSNAQYQGNDGQESIHFNVIGGLLQYQASPALSLAAGYTYVYGSEATPAQAAQGRTMASINQVSLGATYALSKLTSVYAMGAYVHAQGAQASAADFGNTASGGNQVQANIGMYHRF, from the coding sequence ATGAAAAACAACAAGTTCAAAGCCAGCGTTGTCGCTATTGCTGCTATCGCAGCGTCCCCGGCAGCCATGGCTCAGTCGTCAGTCACCCTGTACGGCATGCTTGACGCGGGTATCAGCTACACCTCGAACGTCAATGGCCACTCGTTGGTCAGCCTCGTTGGCGGTGCCTCAGGTTCGAACAAGTGGGGCCTCCAGGGTCAGGAAGACCTCGGCGGCGGACTCAAGGCAGTCTTCAAGCTCGAAAATGGTTTCAACATTGCTACCGGTGGCATCGGCGGCCAGGGCCCCATCGGCTCCTCGCGCTCGCTCTTCAACCGCCAGGCTTTCGTCGGCCTCGCGTCGGAGCAGTACGGTACCCTGCGTATGGGTCGCCAGATCGACGCCGTGACGGAAATGGTTCAGGGCCTGACGGGCGACGCCATTTCGGCGTCGACATTCTCGACCCCGGGCGACGTGGACAACAACGACAACACGACGAACCAGAACAACGCGGTGAAGTACATTTCGCCGATTTTCCACGGCTTCCAGGCTGAAGGCGCGTACTCGTTTGGCGGCGTCGCTGGCGCCATGGGTTCGGGTCAATCGTGGTCGGTGGCTGCGGATTACGTTCAAGGCGGTCTGACGGTCGCCGGCGGCTACTTCAAGGCTGTGAACCAGGGTGAGAACGGCTGGCAGAACGCGACGGCACAACCGTCGTTCGGCGGCGCGCTGGGCTATCCGAGTTCGGGCTACTACGGTGGCAACGCGTTCAAGAGCGCGGGCATCGCGCAAGTCGCTGGCCAGTATCAGTTTGGTCCGTACACGGCAGGCCTGCGCTACTCGAACGCCCAGTACCAGGGCAACGATGGCCAGGAGTCGATTCACTTCAACGTGATTGGTGGCCTTCTGCAGTACCAGGCATCTCCGGCGCTGTCGCTGGCGGCCGGCTACACGTACGTCTACGGTTCGGAAGCCACGCCTGCGCAAGCCGCTCAGGGCCGCACGATGGCGTCGATCAACCAGGTGTCGCTGGGTGCGACGTACGCGCTGTCGAAGCTCACTTCGGTCTACGCTATGGGTGCCTACGTCCATGCTCAGGGCGCTCAGGCTTCGGCCGCTGACTTCGGTAACACCGCGTCGGGCGGCAACCAGGTTCAAGCCAACATTGGCATGTACCACCGCTTCTAA
- a CDS encoding SAM hydrolase/SAM-dependent halogenase family protein, which translates to MLALFTDFGADDIYVGQVRVALLQHAAAGTPIIDVLHTAPNYDSQAGAHLLAALARWYPPDCVFLAVVDPGVGSERDAVVLQADGQWFVGPDNGLLSIVAARAARTRAWRIKWRPAALSASFHGRDLFAPIAAWVSRGELPPDKLVERRGLRVQLDAGDLAEVIYVDHYGNALTGLRAGNVPRNARLGIADADVEYARVFSDAMAGQAFWYENSIGLVEIAVNRGSAALQLGISVGDPVHVIGGGESAT; encoded by the coding sequence ATGCTCGCACTCTTTACCGATTTTGGGGCCGACGACATCTATGTCGGACAGGTAAGGGTCGCCTTGCTGCAGCACGCGGCAGCCGGCACCCCCATTATCGATGTACTGCATACTGCCCCGAACTACGATTCGCAGGCAGGCGCGCATCTACTCGCGGCGCTTGCGCGGTGGTATCCGCCGGACTGTGTCTTCCTGGCAGTGGTTGATCCCGGCGTGGGTAGCGAGCGGGATGCCGTCGTGCTGCAAGCCGACGGGCAGTGGTTCGTCGGGCCGGACAATGGATTGCTCTCGATCGTGGCGGCGCGCGCGGCGCGTACCCGGGCCTGGCGGATTAAATGGCGTCCCGCCGCGCTTTCCGCCTCATTTCATGGTCGCGACCTGTTCGCTCCGATAGCAGCATGGGTAAGCCGCGGAGAGTTGCCTCCCGACAAGCTCGTTGAAAGGAGAGGCTTGCGCGTGCAACTGGATGCGGGCGATCTCGCCGAGGTCATATACGTCGATCACTACGGCAATGCACTGACGGGGTTGCGAGCCGGAAACGTGCCGAGGAACGCACGGCTGGGTATCGCAGATGCCGATGTCGAATATGCACGGGTTTTTTCCGATGCGATGGCCGGTCAAGCCTTCTGGTACGAGAACTCGATCGGGCTCGTGGAGATCGCCGTGAATCGCGGCAGTGCCGCGTTGCAGCTTGGCATAAGCGTCGGAGATCCCGTCCATGTGATCGGGGGCGGTGAATCGGCAACATAG